In Bubalus kerabau isolate K-KA32 ecotype Philippines breed swamp buffalo chromosome 4, PCC_UOA_SB_1v2, whole genome shotgun sequence, one DNA window encodes the following:
- the LOC129649551 gene encoding cytochrome c oxidase subunit 7C, mitochondrial-like: MLGQSIRRFTTSVVCRSHYEEGPGKNIPFSVENKWRLLAMMTLFFGSGFAAPFFIVRHQLLKK, translated from the coding sequence ATGTTGGGACAGAGCATCCGGAGGTTCACAACCTCAGTGGTTTGTCGGAGCCACTATGAGGAGGGTCCAGGGAAGAATATACCATTTTCAGTGGAAAACAAGTGGAGATTACTAGCTATGATGACTTTGTTCTTTGGGTCTGGATTTGCTgcacctttctttatagtaagACACCAACTGCTTAAAAAGTAA